From the genome of Xiphophorus hellerii strain 12219 chromosome 11, Xiphophorus_hellerii-4.1, whole genome shotgun sequence, one region includes:
- the msantd2 gene encoding myb/SANT-like DNA-binding domain-containing protein 2 has translation MAASSNAEPSPEIATPLKIPKTEVPSPESEDLSDSIQYHSNPSTPNRFSPLNVGSGTAGRTAASSSSNSFTACRGMSWTPSETNALIAVWGNERLTEARMQQLEVAGTVFSGKPPGPAMYERVSRALSDLGYERTPSQCRERMKTLRRCYSRVKEHGIGKRKSSYTLEQLEKVFGQGGWDSQSCAPVLINSSGLYQEMESDGSTLEDFSQEDWCNQVLDSAFQEGDMDTEELQVPKSRALQIQAELYELTQKREAMQTVIRILESVQLNWEHFQTWTEFSRLHLSNKLAIFGVGYNTRWRDDVRYHYAEISSQVPLGKRLREYFNPEKPEGRVIMTKVQKMNWKNVYYKFLDITISEARCLELHMEVDWIPVSRPPLASSKGSSHYLLPGFVPKTHGLYAIGCEALPACDAACTPPPLANDEEDDDSSSPRREAENGSERDVRTGPAVTYCYLGVAEDRTIQQCLSQHFQGPGKHCVYGEPSGVTRFLQENGAGARTDQHGGDSQQRCAVYVKFIEVELDFLSAGSLVECLETAVGYSLRFNNKETS, from the exons ATGGCGGCGTCCAGTAACGCGGAGCCCTCTCCGGAGATAGCGACACCATTAAAGATACCGAAAACCGAGGTGCCATCTCCCGAGTCCGAGGATTTGAGCGACAGCATCCAATACCACTCCAATCCTTCGACACCGAACCGCTTCTCGCCTCTGAACGTGGGTTCTGGAACCGCGGGCCGGACGGCGGCCTCATCCTCCTCCAACAGCTTCACCGCCTGCCGGGGGATGTCATGGACGCCGTCCGAGACAAACGCCCTCATCGCGGTGTGGGGCAACGAGAGGCTCACGGAGGCGCGgatgcagcagctggaggtcgCGGGCACCGTGTTCTCCGGGAAGCCGCCCGGTCCTGCCATGTACGAGCGAGTGTCCAGAGCGCTGTCGGACCTGGGGTACGAGAGAACCCCGTCCCAGTGCAGGGAGAGGATGAAG ACACTTAGGCGCTGCTACAGCCGTGTGAAGGAGCATGGGATCGGGAAGAGAAAGAGCAGCTACACCTTGGAGCAGCTGGAGAAGGTGTTCGGTCAGGGAGGCTGGGACTCTCAGAGCTGTGCCCCGGTGCTGATCAACAGCAGCGGGTTGTACCAGGAGATGGAGTCTGACGGCAGCACGCTGGAGGACTTCTCGCAGGAGGACTGGTGCAACCAGGTGCTGGACTCGGCCTTCCAGGAGGGAGACATGGACACCG AAGAACTACAGGTGCCTAAAAGCAGAGCTCTACAGATTCAAGCAGAATTGTATGAATTAACcca GAAAAGGGAGGCGATGCAGACGGTGATCCGCATCCTGGAGTCGGTGCAGCTGAACTGGGAGCATTTCCAGACGTGGACCGAGTTCTCCCGGCTGCACCTGTCCAACAAGCTGGCCATCTTTGGCGTGGGCTACAACACGCGCTGGCGCGACGACGTACGCTACCACTACGCCGAGATCAGCTCGCAGGTGCCGCTGGGCAAGCGGCTCCGGGAGTACTTCAACCCGGAGAAGCCGGAGGGCCGGGTCATCATGACCAAGGTCCAGAAGATGAACTGGAAGAACGTCTACTACAAGTTCCTGGACATCACCATCAGCGAGGCGCGCTGCCTGGAGCTCCACATGGAGGTGGACTGGATCCCCGTGTCGCGGCCGCCGCTGGCGAGCAGCAAAGGCTCGTCCCACTACCTCCTGCCCGGTTTCGTCCCCAAGACGCACGGCCTGTACGCCATCGGCTGCGAGGCCCTGCCGGCCTGCGACGCCGCTTGCACGCCGCCTCCTCTGGCCAACGACGAGGAGGACGACGACAGTAGCTCGCCCCGGCGGGAGGCGGAGAACGGGTCGGAGCGTGACGTCAGAACTGGGCCCGCCGTCACTTACTGCTACCTGGGCGTCGCCGAGGACAGGACCATCCAGCAGTGCCTCTCCCAGCACTTTCAGGGACCCGGGAAGCACTGCGTCTATGGGGAGCCGTCCGGCGTGACCCGCTTCCTGCAGGAGAACGGCGCCGGCGCTAGGACGGATCAGCATGGCGGAGACTCGCAGCAGCGCTGCGCCGTTTACGTGAAATTCATCGAGGTGGAGCTGGACTTCCTCTCGGCGGGCTCCCTGGTGGAATGCCTGGAAACGGCCGTCGGTTATTCCTTAAGGTTCAACAACAAGGAAACATCGTAA